The DNA region CAGATGAGTACTGAGCAGTCGGCGCAACTCAAGGCGGCGCTGCGTAAGGGGCGGCGACCATGACGTCGGCTCTGTGGCTGGTGCTCTACGGCGTGGTGTTGGCGTGGCTAGCTCCACCGGTACTGCGGCGCCTTACTGGTGGCGGAGTGAGCCCGACCATGGGTGTGGCCGCCTGGCTGGCCACGGTGGCCGCAGTGCTTGCGTCGTGGCTGGCGGCAGTTCTGCTGGCGGTTAACGCGACGTCGGACAGCATCCTCGACGGCTCGGTGGTGACCCTCTGTCTGGAACTGTTCGGGTTCTCCGATCACACGCCGCTGGCTGGACGCCTCGGGTCTATTGCACTCATCGGTGGGGGGCTACTGACTTCGGCGGTCGTAGCGCTGCGACTCGGACGCTGCCTGGCCAGACTGCGTACTCGAAGTCACGAGCACGCTCATGCGGCGCGCATCGTCGGTCGGCCTACCGACCATCCCCGCGTCGTCGTCGTCGAGGCCGACCTTCCCGCCGCGTACTGTGTCATCGGGCGTCCCCATGCGATCGTCGTGACCTCGGCGGCAGTGAAATCGTTGAACCGATCGGAACTGAAAGCGGTTCTCGCGCACGAGGATGCGCACCTTTCAGGGCATCATCATCACATTCTCATGGTGCTGCGTGCCCTCGCCGCCACCCTTCCCCATCTACCCTTGTTCGCCTCCGCTCACCAGGCTGTGGCGGAACTGCTGGAGATGTGCGCCGACGACACCGCCGCTCGTCGCGTCGGCACTCGTCCTTTACTCTCGGGGTTGCTTGCGCTGGCCGGTCACCGACCTCCCGTGGCCGAAGGTCTGGCCGCGGCGGCAACGGCGGTCCTTATCCGCGCCGAGCGACTGGTCACTCCGACGCGTCGGCACGTGCGGTGGCGTCACCGCGCTCTCCTGGTTACCGCCATCGCCGCCATGATCACCACTCCGGCGTTCATACAGATGCTCTGCCACCACTAGGTGCCATCTAGCACTGAGGTGAACGTGGGCGCGCGCTTGTTCTCTCAGCGAGCAGTCAGCTTTCGATGATGCGAACGACGTAAGGCGTCATCCCTGACTGCCGCACCGGGGAGATTTTGATCGGAACGCCGGTCCGCTGTGCCTCCAGCATCTGTCCGCCGCCCAGATAGATAGCTTCGTGCTGACTCCCGCCCGGCCCCCAGAAAAGCAAATCGCCTCGCTTCGCTTGGGAGGGCGGCACCTTTCGGCCGGCGTTGTACTGGTCACCGGACCATCGCGGGAGCAGAACGCCGACGCCGGCGAACGCGAATCGTGTCAGGCCTGAACAGTCAAAGCCCACGGTGCCTGCTCCTTGGTCGACGCCGCGGCTGGGACCGGTGAGGCTTCCGCCACCCCAGGAGTAGGGAACACCGATTTGTGTTCCCGCCCTGCGGATCACGTACTCGATTGCTTGGGCGCCATTGACCCGGTTTCCGCGCACACTGGTCGACGGATTCGCGGCCGGACTGACAATTCCCAGGCTGCTGAGAAAGTTGCGACCCATACTCATGGCCGTCTGCGTCGCCACGGCCGTGGCCTGAAGAGAGGCGTTCGCGATGGCAACCGGATCACCGGGAGCGCCTGCGCTCGCCACCTTGGGAAGCAGTGGGTCCCACGGACCGGCGGCAGGTTGGGCCGACGCGACCGGTGCACACGCGACGAAGAGCAGCACGACGATGCTGACGACACCGGGGAGCCGCCGAACGCGTCTCGCAACGCGCATCGCCGGATCAGACCGGTCAGCGCCGGCAATTGCCGCACTCCTGCTCCGGACGTCTGATTCCATGTCTTCTCCTCGGTGCGCCGCGCGGTGTCCTACTTCGTGCACCGATAGCGGGGCTGAACGCATACGTACGGCGCAGCAATCAAATACGTAGCTCCTACGTAGAAAAGCCTAACTCACAAAAGCCCCATCAGTAACAGTAGCCACATAATTACAACGGTGAAATTCGCTGCGCCCATTCACATTGAATACGGGAAGGCGCTGGACAGGACCGTTCTGCGGCATGGAACACGCGCGTAAATGGTGCGCGGATTGGTGCGCACGCGCGTATGTCGGAGAAGAGTTCTGTGGGCCGTCGTTAAGCGGCAACAAGTCTGCCGAGGGGCGGTCACATTACGCCTCGTCGGCGTAGCGCCGCGACGGTTGATCGGGGAGTCTATGGGCTCCAGCGATGCCAGCTGCCCGTGCCGCGGCGGCGTCAACCGCTGACCTATTGCGCTTCAGAGAACGGGGATTCACTGATGCCGGGCACCGATGGCATGTCGGCTCAGGTGTCGAGCACTTGTGCTGCTTAGAGGTTGGCGTTTCCAGCCTTCCATTGCTCCCAGGGGATGTTCCAGTCGCCGAGGCCGTCGGTTCCTGACAGGGTGGCGCCGGTGGTGTTGATGACTTCCACTATGTCGCCGCGTCTGGTGTTGTCGTAGAACCAGCGTGCATTGGCTGGATTGACGTTGAGGCATCCGTGGCTGACGTTGGCGATGCCTTGGCTGCCCACCGACCATGGGGCAGAGTGCACATAGATGCCGCTGTAGGACATTTGCGTGGCCCACTCGACTTCGGTGCGGTACCCGTCGGGAGAGTTGACGGGCACCCCGTAGGTCGACGAATCCATCACCAGGAATGAGTAGCGGTCGCCGATGAGGTAGGTGCCGTTGTCGGTGGGCGTTTTGGCTTTGCCCATGGAGATGGGCATGGTCTTGACGACTTCTCCGTTGCGCCGCACGGTCATCGTTTTGGTGGCGTCATCGGCGGTGGCGATGATCTGGTCGCCGATTGTGAAGCGCGTGGTGACGTCATCCTGGCCGAAGAGCCCGTCGCCGAAGTCGACACCGTAGGCCTTCACCGACACCTCAACGTTCGTGCCGGGCTCCCAATATTCGGCTGGGCGCCAGCGGACTTCACGATTGCTGAGCCAGTAGAAGGCGCCCTCGGCCCGGGGGTTAGTGGTCACCGTGATCGCCTGCTGCGCTGCGACCCGGTTCGTGATGTTCTCGTCAAAGCGAATCGCAATGGGTTGACCCACGCCCACCGTTTCGCCGTCGTTGGGCAGGACGTAGGGCATCGTCAGGCTGTCGGGGGAATGGGTTTCGAAGGTGGCTGTCGTGTTGGTCGCGCCGCCGAGTCCAAGTGCCTCGGCTTGCAGGGTGTATTGCTTGTTGTAGCCCAGCGGCTCCGCGGAGGACCAGGACACGCCGTCGGGGCTGAGTTGTCCGTCGACGAGTTTGCCCGCCTCGTTGGTCAGCGACACTTGGCCTAGAACGCCGTCGCTCGCGGACACGGTGACGGGGGAGTCCACGGCGACACCGATCGCGCCGTCGGTGACCGACGCCTGCAGTTTGGGCACCAGTAGGTCGGCGAACGGGGTGCCCTTGTCGGTGATGACGTCGGGCGTGGGCGTCGCTCCCGGCGACGAGGTGCAGGCGGCCGCGATCAGCAGCACCGCCACCGCGAGGACGGCGGTCCGCAGCCAGTGCGTCGTCGCTCGAATCAGCGGTGGGCGGCTGGTCTGCGGCATGAGTGGGGCTCTCCGTATCGGGTTGTCGTCATCGGCTAGCGGGCTGGGCACCGCCTGGTGCGTCGCGAGGGCCGGTCGCGGGCGACGGTGCACCGTTCACGGGTATGCCTTCGAGTTTGCCCATGCGTGCTTTGGCTTTCTTAGTCCTTCGATGAAGATTCGATAAAGCTGGCTCTACGAGCTGGCTCCTCGGGTTAGCGCAACCGCGAAATTCCGGGGCGCGTCCGTCTCTTCGCCCCAGCTGAAAGTGGTTGAGCCGGCTGACGGTGCCGTGGACCGCGGCGAGGACGGGGGCCGCCGGGTCGAGCGACGCTGCACTGCCGAGCCGGGTGGACTCGAATCGAGTCGTCGCAGTAAGTGCGACCAGCGTCGACGCGGCATCAGCACGGAGCCTGGAGAACGTGCCCTTGCATGATACCCCCCAGGGGTATACATTCACATAGGTATACCCAGTAGGGGTATATACCCGATTCGAATGGGAGATCGGTCATGAGCACGATCACGTACGCCGTCACAGGAATGACCTGCGGGCACTGCGAGCTGTCGGTGCGCGAAGAAGTCAGCGAGGTCGCCGGGGTTCAAGACGTCGAGGTCAGCGCCACAACGGGCACTCTGATCGTGACCCCCAACGGTCCCGTCGATGACGCCCAGATCCTGCATGCGGTCGACGAGGCCGGCTATTCCGCGGTGCGGGTCGCATGAACGCCGCGGGACGGTTGGCCGCTTTCGGTGCGGGACTGGCAGTGGCGTTCACGGCTGCGTACGCGACTGCCGCGGCGGTCGTCCCCGACGCCGCGGTGACGGCTACTCGGCAGGTCGGCGCTGAGCCCGCCGCTGGCCAGAGCATGCCGACCGAGCAGGCGTTGCCGGTATCACCGCTGTCCGCTGATCCGCCGGGGTTGTCGCTCGCCCAAGACGGATACGCGCTCAGCGCGGTACGGGCACCCGGTACCCCCAACGATCGAGCCTCGTTGAGCTTCACCATTGCTGGTCCCAGCGGCACGCCTCTGCTGGACTACGCAACGGTGCACGACAAGCAGCTGCATCTCATCATCGTCCGCTCCGATGGTCAGCACTTCGCGCACGTACACCCGGTCCTGGATGAAACAACCGGCATATGGTCGATGCCCTGGATGTGGAAGGCCGCCGGCACCTACCGGGTGTTCGCGGATTTCCAGCCCGCCCAGGCCGGCAGCACCAAACTCACACTCACCCGCACGGTCGACGTGGCCGGCGAGTTGGCCCCGTCGCCCCCACTGATCACGCGCAGCTCGGACGAGATTGCCGGGTACACCGTTGAACTCGACGGTCCGCTCACCTCGGGCGTCTCGAAGCCGGTCACAGTGACGATCACCCGTAGCGGCGAGCCGGTGACGACACTGCAGCCCTACCTGGGGGCATACGGACACCTCGTCGCCCTGCGCGAAGGTGACCTGGCGTATCTGCATGTGCACCCCGAGGGCGCTGAGCCGGTGGGGGACCGCACCGGTGGGCCTGCGGTGTCATTCGCGGCGACCGCACCCACCGCCGGTCGCTACCTCCTCTACCTCGACTTCAGAGTCGACGACACCGTGCACACCGCCACCTTCGTCGTCGACTCCGCACGCGGCGAGACCAATCGACCGGCGCCAGAACCATCGCGCGGCGCCGGCCATGCCGGCGGGCACTGACGACCCTCCCTCCGCCTCAGAGAAACTGAAAGGCACTGGCACACATGACGATAACGACACCCGTGTCCGGCCCGAGCATCGAGCTACGCATCGGGGGAATGACCTGCGCCTCCTGTGCCAACCGCATCGAGCGCAAACTCAACAAGCTCGACGGCGTGGCCGCGACGGTCAATTACGCGACCGAGAAGGCCACGGTCACGGTGCCTGACGGATACGATCCCGCGCAACTGCTCGCCGAGGTGGAAAACGCCGGATACAGCGCCGCGCTACCCACACCGGAAAGGCCTGCCCCGCCTGGGGAGACAGGCGAAACCGACGACCCCGACATGGTGTCGCTGCGCCACCGGCTGACCGGTTCGGTGCTGTTGTCGGTGCCGGTCATCGCGATGGCGATGATCCCCACGCTGCAGTTCACCTACTGGCAGTGGGCGTCGCTGGTGCTGGCTGCGCCGGTGATCGTCTGGGCGGCGTGGCCGTTTCACCGCGCCGCCTGGGCCAACCTGCGCCACGCCACGGCGACGATGGACACGCTCATCTCCCTGGGGACCTTGTCGGCCTTCCTGTGGTCGCTGTATGCGCTGTTCTTCGGGACCGCCGGCACCCCAGGAATGAAGCAT from Mycobacterium sp. DL includes:
- a CDS encoding M56 family metallopeptidase yields the protein MTSALWLVLYGVVLAWLAPPVLRRLTGGGVSPTMGVAAWLATVAAVLASWLAAVLLAVNATSDSILDGSVVTLCLELFGFSDHTPLAGRLGSIALIGGGLLTSAVVALRLGRCLARLRTRSHEHAHAARIVGRPTDHPRVVVVEADLPAAYCVIGRPHAIVVTSAAVKSLNRSELKAVLAHEDAHLSGHHHHILMVLRALAATLPHLPLFASAHQAVAELLEMCADDTAARRVGTRPLLSGLLALAGHRPPVAEGLAAAATAVLIRAERLVTPTRRHVRWRHRALLVTAIAAMITTPAFIQMLCHH
- the ripB gene encoding NlpC/P60 family peptidoglycan endopeptidase RipB, producing MESDVRSRSAAIAGADRSDPAMRVARRVRRLPGVVSIVVLLFVACAPVASAQPAAGPWDPLLPKVASAGAPGDPVAIANASLQATAVATQTAMSMGRNFLSSLGIVSPAANPSTSVRGNRVNGAQAIEYVIRRAGTQIGVPYSWGGGSLTGPSRGVDQGAGTVGFDCSGLTRFAFAGVGVLLPRWSGDQYNAGRKVPPSQAKRGDLLFWGPGGSQHEAIYLGGGQMLEAQRTGVPIKISPVRQSGMTPYVVRIIES
- a CDS encoding Ig-like domain-containing protein; the encoded protein is MPQTSRPPLIRATTHWLRTAVLAVAVLLIAAACTSSPGATPTPDVITDKGTPFADLLVPKLQASVTDGAIGVAVDSPVTVSASDGVLGQVSLTNEAGKLVDGQLSPDGVSWSSAEPLGYNKQYTLQAEALGLGGATNTTATFETHSPDSLTMPYVLPNDGETVGVGQPIAIRFDENITNRVAAQQAITVTTNPRAEGAFYWLSNREVRWRPAEYWEPGTNVEVSVKAYGVDFGDGLFGQDDVTTRFTIGDQIIATADDATKTMTVRRNGEVVKTMPISMGKAKTPTDNGTYLIGDRYSFLVMDSSTYGVPVNSPDGYRTEVEWATQMSYSGIYVHSAPWSVGSQGIANVSHGCLNVNPANARWFYDNTRRGDIVEVINTTGATLSGTDGLGDWNIPWEQWKAGNANL
- a CDS encoding heavy metal-associated domain-containing protein — its product is MSTITYAVTGMTCGHCELSVREEVSEVAGVQDVEVSATTGTLIVTPNGPVDDAQILHAVDEAGYSAVRVA
- a CDS encoding heavy-metal-associated domain-containing protein, with protein sequence MNAAGRLAAFGAGLAVAFTAAYATAAAVVPDAAVTATRQVGAEPAAGQSMPTEQALPVSPLSADPPGLSLAQDGYALSAVRAPGTPNDRASLSFTIAGPSGTPLLDYATVHDKQLHLIIVRSDGQHFAHVHPVLDETTGIWSMPWMWKAAGTYRVFADFQPAQAGSTKLTLTRTVDVAGELAPSPPLITRSSDEIAGYTVELDGPLTSGVSKPVTVTITRSGEPVTTLQPYLGAYGHLVALREGDLAYLHVHPEGAEPVGDRTGGPAVSFAATAPTAGRYLLYLDFRVDDTVHTATFVVDSARGETNRPAPEPSRGAGHAGGH